The Mycobacteriales bacterium genomic sequence GACTCGCGGGCGAGCTGGTGCCGATGCCCACCTCGGCCATCGCGGTGATCGGTCTGCCGGGATCGTGGGCGACCGCTGGGCAAGGCCCGACGGTGCTGAGAGCGGCCGGCCGGCCACCGCCGTCATGAACGAACCACGTACGCAATCCCACGATGCGCCATCCAACGCCTCCGAGATCTGCGCGTCGGCAGACTCATCGGGGCGCACCAGGCACTCGGTGAGGCTGATTCCCTCCTGTTCGAACGCGGGCGCCACAGCAGTTGCATCCTGGCCGGGAAGTGCGGCCGGGTCGAAGCCGATGATGAGCACGCTGATCATGCAGCCGACGTTATCGTCAGGTGTCTACTACGCGGATGACCCCCATTGATCTGGAGCGGGCGACCAGCTTCGGCTCACGCGCAGAGGACTACGCCCGCTGGCGCCCGACCTATCCCGCGGCTGCGGTGGACTGGGTGTTGCCGAGTCATGCCTCTCGAGTGGCGGAGGTCGGCGCCGGCACAGGAGCACTGACCGGATCACTGATCGGACGTGGGCTTCAGGTCGACGCCGTCGAGCCGGATGCGCGCATGCTCGAGGTGCTCATGCGCCTGCACCCCAAGGCGACCGGGCACCTCGCGGGAGCCGAGAGCCTGCCGCTGCCCGATGCCAGCGTCGACGCGGTCCTCGCCGCCGACGCCTGGCACTGGTTCCCGTTCGAGCAGTCGGTCAAAGAAGTTCGCCGGGTTCTTAGGCCGGGAGGATGGCTCGGCCTGCTATGGAACGTCGTGACACCGGTCGCACCCTGGGAGGAGGAGTTGGCTGCGCTGGATCCCGACTACCGGCCAACACCCGACACCGGTGAGATCGGCGAGGGCCCGTTCCCCGCGCAGGAGACCGAGACTGCGACTTTCCCGTGGGTCTGGCACACCACTCCTGATGACTGGTGCTCCTACCTCGGCACCCTGTCGATCTTCATGCTGATGGACGAAGCGCAGCGTGCGGATCGTCTCGAAGCGGCTCACGCCATACTCACGGCGGTGTGTACGAAAACAGGGCTGCCCACGGCGCCCGTTCAG encodes the following:
- a CDS encoding class I SAM-dependent methyltransferase: MTPIDLERATSFGSRAEDYARWRPTYPAAAVDWVLPSHASRVAEVGAGTGALTGSLIGRGLQVDAVEPDARMLEVLMRLHPKATGHLAGAESLPLPDASVDAVLAADAWHWFPFEQSVKEVRRVLRPGGWLGLLWNVVTPVAPWEEELAALDPDYRPTPDTGEIGEGPFPAQETETATFPWVWHTTPDDWCSYLGTLSIFMLMDEAQRADRLEAAHAILTAVCTKTGLPTAPVQHEVFCVRWRPQP